One window of the Shewanella khirikhana genome contains the following:
- the dcd gene encoding dCTP deaminase has protein sequence MRLTDIEIEQALDAGKILIEPRPSNDAISGVSVDVRLGNQFRVFQDHTAPFIDLSGPSAEVQAALDRVMSDRIDIKDGDAFFLHPGELALAVTLESVTLPADIVGWLDGRSSLARLGLMVHVTAHRIDPGWQGKIVLEFYNSGKLPLALRPGMTIGALNFERLSGPVARPYNKRKNAKYKDQQEAVASRISQDG, from the coding sequence ATGCGATTGACTGACATTGAAATTGAACAGGCGCTCGATGCAGGCAAAATCCTCATTGAACCCCGTCCGAGCAACGATGCCATCAGCGGTGTCAGCGTGGATGTGCGTCTGGGTAACCAGTTTCGGGTGTTTCAGGATCACACCGCGCCTTTTATCGACTTAAGTGGCCCCAGTGCCGAAGTACAGGCGGCGCTCGATCGGGTGATGAGCGATAGAATCGACATCAAAGACGGCGATGCTTTCTTTCTGCATCCGGGCGAACTGGCGCTGGCCGTGACACTGGAAAGTGTGACTTTGCCTGCTGATATCGTTGGCTGGCTCGATGGCCGCTCGTCGCTGGCACGTCTGGGTTTGATGGTGCACGTAACCGCGCACCGTATCGATCCGGGCTGGCAGGGCAAAATTGTGCTGGAGTTCTACAACAGCGGTAAATTGCCGTTGGCGCTGCGCCCTGGCATGACCATCGGCGCTCTCAACTTTGAGCGTTTGAGTGGCCCGGTGGCGCGCCCTTACAACAAGCGCAAGAACGCCAAATACAAGGATCAGCAGGAAGCGGTAGCCAGCCGCATCAGTCAGGACGGCTGA
- the apbC gene encoding iron-sulfur cluster carrier protein ApbC codes for MLSSQNYQLQEPLRSAVLAVLEAFIEPKLQQGLVSAGMVTKLALNGRRLELGLVYSYPCQSTYKDTVMALTQALAKLDAIDEVECEIDLQVPSNTGNTNAAPIPNVKNVIAVASGKGGVGKSTTAVNLALALAAEGANVGILDADIYGPSVPLMLGVPDFKPVSPDGKMMTAAKAHGISAQSIGFILADEQAAVWRGPMAAGALVQLVNETSWPELDYLVVDMPPGTGDIQLTLSQKVPVSGAVVVTTPQDIATLDAKKGITLFNKVNIPVLGIVENMSFHLCSNCGHKEHPFGTQGGSDIAARYGVPLLGALPLNIAIREGMDKGLPSVVAEPSGEIAAIYREIARSVGASLAKAKPQTGVSISISDDE; via the coding sequence GTGTTGTCTTCACAGAATTATCAGCTGCAGGAACCGCTGAGGTCTGCAGTACTCGCCGTGCTCGAAGCCTTTATCGAACCCAAGTTACAGCAGGGGCTGGTAAGCGCCGGGATGGTCACCAAACTGGCCCTCAATGGCCGCCGTTTGGAGCTGGGGCTGGTGTATTCCTACCCCTGTCAAAGCACCTACAAAGACACGGTCATGGCGCTTACTCAGGCGCTGGCCAAGCTCGATGCCATCGACGAAGTTGAATGCGAAATCGACCTGCAGGTGCCAAGCAACACAGGTAACACCAATGCGGCGCCTATCCCCAATGTGAAGAACGTGATTGCGGTTGCGTCCGGTAAAGGCGGCGTGGGTAAATCCACCACTGCGGTAAACCTGGCACTGGCGCTGGCGGCAGAAGGCGCCAATGTGGGTATTCTTGATGCCGACATTTATGGCCCGTCCGTGCCTTTGATGCTGGGCGTGCCCGACTTCAAGCCGGTATCCCCGGACGGCAAAATGATGACCGCCGCCAAGGCCCACGGTATTTCAGCGCAAAGTATTGGTTTTATTCTGGCGGACGAGCAAGCCGCTGTCTGGCGTGGCCCTATGGCGGCAGGCGCATTGGTGCAGCTGGTGAACGAAACCAGTTGGCCTGAGCTCGATTACCTGGTGGTGGACATGCCCCCCGGTACCGGCGATATCCAGCTGACACTGTCACAAAAGGTGCCGGTGAGCGGCGCCGTGGTGGTCACCACACCGCAGGACATAGCCACACTGGATGCCAAAAAGGGCATCACCCTGTTTAATAAAGTGAATATCCCGGTGCTTGGCATTGTGGAGAACATGAGTTTTCACCTTTGCTCCAATTGCGGGCACAAGGAACACCCCTTTGGTACCCAGGGCGGCAGCGATATAGCTGCGCGTTACGGCGTACCGCTGCTTGGCGCGTTGCCACTCAACATCGCCATCAGGGAAGGAATGGATAAAGGCTTGCCGTCTGTGGTGGCCGAGCCTTCGGGTGAAATTGCGGCTATCTACCGGGAGATTGCCCGCAGTGTGGGAGCCAGTTTGGCCAAAGCCAAACCCCAGACCGGTGTTTCAATTAGCATATCGGACGACGAGTAA
- a CDS encoding ChrR family anti-sigma-E factor produces the protein MIKHHPSDDMLLAHAAGETSLGLAIAISAHCEMCSECAAKVATMQSRLAQHFLPETQADDAEWLGMDNLFDAITAEDDAVSRHTSVKEVIGEKRQSVEHSRPIATQVKGQDFALPGAFRQFVDNAALASAWSGLGHVSRMRLNTLDGKARASLLHIAAGGEIPEHTHKGQEITLLLHGHFSDEMGDYAPGDFMLTDASHQHTPKTLDGCLCYTLVDAPLHFTKGLSKLLNPIGELIY, from the coding sequence TTGCTCGCCCACGCGGCGGGAGAAACCAGCCTTGGGCTTGCCATTGCGATTAGCGCTCACTGCGAAATGTGCAGTGAATGCGCCGCCAAAGTTGCCACAATGCAAAGCCGGTTGGCACAGCACTTTTTACCCGAAACCCAGGCAGACGACGCTGAATGGCTGGGCATGGACAATCTGTTCGATGCCATCACCGCCGAAGACGATGCTGTTAGCCGTCACACCAGCGTCAAAGAGGTTATCGGCGAGAAACGCCAGAGCGTAGAGCACAGCAGGCCAATAGCCACGCAGGTCAAAGGTCAGGATTTCGCCCTGCCAGGGGCGTTTCGCCAGTTTGTCGACAACGCCGCTCTCGCCTCGGCCTGGAGCGGACTTGGCCATGTCAGCCGGATGCGGCTTAACACGCTGGATGGCAAGGCCAGAGCCAGTCTGCTGCACATAGCGGCTGGCGGTGAAATTCCCGAGCACACCCACAAGGGTCAGGAAATAACCCTGCTGCTCCACGGACACTTCAGCGATGAAATGGGTGACTACGCGCCGGGGGACTTTATGTTGACCGATGCCAGTCACCAACATACGCCCAAGACTCTGGATGGCTGCCTGTGCTACACCCTGGTGGATGCTCCGCTGCACTTCACCAAGGGGCTATCCAAGCTGTTAAACCCCATTGGCGAGCTGATTTACTGA
- the mltG gene encoding endolytic transglycosylase MltG — MKKLLLGMVATIMTLTLLGAGVAMWGLKSLETFGNTPLTLSEAQEFEVPRGMHARALGKALSDKGLLPQGWQYDWYLRLHPEFAAIRQGVYQLEPGETPASLFAKLLSGKVKEFSITLVEGQNLREWQQKLTQAERLVWQDEAFRTVLKAEGDNSGLPEGKFFPDTYSYHADQSVAALLTQSYRKMQAELDAAWQAREPDLPLKSPYELLILASIIEKETGLAEERPLIAAVFINRLNKGMRLQTDPTVIYGMGERFNGNITRKDLQEATPFNTYKINGLPPTPIAAPGRAALMAAAQPADADYLYFVSRNDGSHVFSRTLAEHNRAVNQYQRRQR, encoded by the coding sequence ATGAAAAAGTTACTGCTGGGCATGGTTGCCACCATTATGACCCTGACACTCCTGGGCGCCGGTGTGGCGATGTGGGGCCTAAAAAGCCTGGAAACTTTTGGCAATACCCCGCTTACCCTCTCTGAGGCTCAGGAGTTTGAAGTGCCAAGGGGCATGCACGCCCGAGCCCTTGGTAAAGCTTTGAGCGATAAAGGGTTGTTGCCGCAAGGTTGGCAATACGATTGGTATTTGCGCCTGCACCCCGAATTTGCCGCTATCCGCCAGGGTGTGTATCAACTTGAACCCGGCGAGACGCCCGCCAGCCTGTTTGCCAAGCTACTCAGCGGCAAGGTAAAAGAGTTTTCCATCACTCTGGTAGAAGGCCAGAATCTACGGGAGTGGCAGCAAAAGCTGACTCAGGCTGAACGTTTAGTTTGGCAGGATGAGGCATTTCGTACTGTGCTCAAGGCTGAAGGCGACAACTCAGGCCTGCCGGAAGGAAAGTTTTTCCCGGATACCTACAGTTATCATGCCGATCAGAGCGTGGCTGCACTTCTGACCCAAAGTTACCGCAAAATGCAGGCAGAACTCGACGCGGCCTGGCAGGCGCGGGAGCCGGATTTGCCCTTGAAAAGCCCCTATGAGCTGCTGATCCTCGCCTCTATCATTGAAAAAGAGACGGGCCTTGCCGAAGAGCGGCCACTTATCGCTGCTGTGTTTATCAATCGGCTTAATAAAGGCATGCGTCTGCAAACCGACCCTACGGTAATTTATGGGATGGGGGAGCGCTTTAACGGCAACATCACCCGTAAGGATTTGCAGGAAGCGACGCCCTTTAACACATATAAAATTAATGGCTTGCCGCCCACCCCCATAGCGGCGCCCGGCCGGGCAGCGCTGATGGCGGCCGCGCAGCCAGCCGATGCCGATTATTTGTATTTTGTGTCCCGCAACGACGGCAGCCACGTGTTTTCCCGCACTCTGGCTGAGCATAACCGGGCCGTAAACCAGTATCAGAGAAGACAGAGATGA
- the rsmF gene encoding 16S rRNA (cytosine(1407)-C(5))-methyltransferase RsmF → MVQLNQNFINSIAQEMPAHLSMDDFIHYCGLPLRPSIRVNTLKISSDGLKAILEPRGWHFEPVPWCEDGFWVSYPPECQPGNLAEHIQGLFYIQEASSMMPPSALFKDGDTPRVMMDVAAAPGSKTTQLAALMQNQGLLIANEYSASRSKVLYANTLRMGAANTALTQFDGRVFGAYLYESLDAILLDAPCGGEGTVRKDPLALKNWDPAEIEAISALQRELIDSAFQALKPGGVLVYSTCTLNRRENQDVCHFLKQSYGDAVVFESLHDLFDGADKSLTEEGFLHIWPQIYDSEGFFVARIRKTASVARNTDEPAPPKNFPFTRASAKQRQLLDEALSALGLTLPEDGLIFCRDDEFWLCPAPLDAFIGKVRFQRIGVKLAEQHKHGIKVRHDAVMALPCSKMQEVTAEEAVSFLMGRDIALDSAGKAQGEKILSLHGIALGVAKHLGNKLKNNYPRDLCRDNVQI, encoded by the coding sequence ATGGTTCAATTAAATCAGAATTTTATCAATAGCATCGCACAAGAAATGCCGGCTCACCTGTCAATGGATGATTTTATCCATTACTGCGGCCTGCCGCTGCGCCCATCTATTCGGGTTAACACTCTTAAAATCAGCAGCGATGGGTTAAAGGCAATTCTTGAGCCTCGCGGCTGGCATTTTGAGCCCGTGCCCTGGTGCGAAGATGGCTTTTGGGTGAGTTATCCCCCGGAATGCCAGCCCGGTAATCTGGCCGAGCACATTCAGGGGCTGTTTTACATTCAGGAAGCCAGCTCCATGATGCCGCCCAGTGCCCTTTTCAAAGACGGCGACACGCCACGGGTGATGATGGATGTGGCCGCGGCGCCCGGCTCCAAAACCACCCAGTTGGCGGCGCTGATGCAAAATCAAGGGCTGCTCATCGCCAATGAGTATTCAGCAAGCCGCAGCAAGGTGCTGTATGCCAACACCCTGCGCATGGGCGCGGCCAATACAGCACTGACGCAGTTCGATGGCCGAGTGTTTGGCGCGTATTTGTACGAATCCCTCGATGCGATTCTGTTGGACGCCCCCTGCGGCGGAGAAGGCACGGTTCGTAAAGATCCTTTGGCGCTGAAAAATTGGGACCCGGCCGAAATCGAAGCTATTTCAGCCTTGCAGCGGGAACTGATTGACTCGGCCTTCCAGGCACTGAAACCAGGTGGCGTACTGGTATATTCCACCTGCACCCTGAATCGCCGGGAAAACCAGGACGTATGCCATTTCCTCAAGCAAAGCTACGGCGATGCAGTGGTCTTTGAGTCACTGCACGACCTGTTTGACGGCGCTGACAAGTCACTGACTGAAGAAGGCTTTTTGCACATTTGGCCGCAAATTTACGACAGTGAAGGCTTTTTTGTGGCCCGTATTCGTAAAACCGCCAGTGTGGCGCGAAATACCGACGAGCCAGCACCACCAAAGAATTTTCCCTTCACCAGGGCGAGTGCCAAACAGCGCCAGTTGCTTGACGAAGCGCTGTCCGCCCTGGGTTTAACACTTCCCGAAGATGGACTGATTTTCTGCCGGGATGACGAGTTTTGGCTCTGCCCTGCGCCCCTCGATGCCTTTATTGGCAAGGTGAGATTCCAGCGTATTGGTGTGAAACTTGCCGAGCAGCACAAACACGGCATTAAAGTGCGCCACGATGCCGTGATGGCATTACCTTGCAGCAAGATGCAGGAAGTGACCGCCGAAGAGGCGGTGAGCTTTTTGATGGGGCGGGATATTGCACTGGACAGCGCTGGCAAGGCACAGGGTGAAAAAATTCTGTCCTTGCATGGCATCGCACTTGGCGTTGCCAAACACTTGGGAAATAAGCTTAAAAACAATTACCCAAGGGATCTTTGCCGGGACAATGTGCAGATCTGA
- the pabC gene encoding aminodeoxychorismate lyase encodes MATVTMEGGKGLAVASLCWLDLTLEPAHSEQAHKISPMDRGLAYGDGLFATMALSRSGKVAFLESHLSRLKQGASRLGFALDIKDIEARLIMAAKSQAKHKTPRGLKLLISRGVGGRGYQPPEDPSPVAVLSAFDVPAHYQGWQLQGIALASSELMLGRQPKLAGIKHLNRLEQVLIRRQVLPEWAQDFLVCDAQGQMVEASMANLLFIKGKQCITPSLAYSGVSGVMRQQVIMALLTLGYSVEMKPLHRAELAQFEAVLMTNSLLGIVDVTRIDNFHYKAFNGTNKVRKALELTL; translated from the coding sequence ATGGCCACTGTGACCATGGAAGGCGGCAAGGGCCTGGCAGTAGCCAGCCTTTGCTGGCTCGATTTGACCCTGGAGCCAGCTCATTCAGAGCAGGCACACAAGATTTCTCCAATGGACAGAGGCCTCGCCTATGGCGATGGCCTTTTTGCCACCATGGCGCTGAGCCGCTCGGGCAAGGTCGCCTTTCTCGAATCCCATCTATCCAGGTTAAAGCAGGGTGCCAGCCGCCTTGGTTTTGCGCTGGATATCAAGGATATCGAGGCAAGGCTGATTATGGCCGCTAAGTCGCAGGCCAAACATAAAACCCCAAGGGGATTAAAGCTGCTTATCAGTCGCGGCGTGGGCGGCCGTGGTTATCAGCCGCCGGAAGACCCCAGCCCTGTGGCTGTACTGAGTGCCTTTGATGTTCCGGCCCATTACCAAGGCTGGCAACTGCAGGGGATAGCGCTGGCATCGAGCGAGCTTATGCTTGGCCGTCAGCCCAAACTTGCCGGTATTAAGCATCTGAATCGGTTAGAGCAGGTGCTTATCCGCCGCCAGGTGCTGCCCGAGTGGGCCCAGGACTTTTTGGTCTGTGATGCACAGGGGCAAATGGTTGAAGCCTCGATGGCCAATCTTCTCTTTATCAAAGGCAAACAGTGCATTACCCCAAGTCTTGCTTATAGCGGCGTCTCTGGTGTGATGCGTCAGCAGGTAATTATGGCGCTGCTGACGCTGGGTTACTCAGTAGAGATGAAACCGCTGCACCGAGCTGAGCTGGCTCAGTTTGAGGCGGTACTGATGACCAACAGCCTGCTTGGCATTGTCGATGTAACTCGCATCGACAACTTTCACTATAAAGCCTTCAATGGCACGAACAAGGTGCGCAAAGCACTGGAACTTACCCTATGA
- the tmk gene encoding dTMP kinase — MTHAAGKFIVIEGLEGAGKSSAVALVKELIAKHTGQAPLCTREPGGTPLAEKIRDLVKNAEPGDPLCDEAECLLFYAARAQLVANVIKPALATGQWVLGDRHNLSSIAYQGGGRGLMHLVTRISEITLGDFKPDLTLYLDIDPLIGLERAARRGELDRIEQQEIDFFQRARATFLAAAQQDERILVIDASKPMAEVHQDISARLQEAFVEAN, encoded by the coding sequence ATGACACACGCCGCAGGCAAATTTATCGTAATTGAAGGCCTGGAAGGGGCTGGCAAATCCAGTGCGGTGGCACTGGTAAAAGAGCTGATAGCAAAACACACAGGCCAGGCACCGCTTTGTACCCGTGAGCCAGGTGGTACGCCGCTGGCGGAAAAAATTCGCGATCTGGTGAAAAACGCTGAGCCCGGCGATCCGCTGTGCGACGAGGCCGAGTGCCTGCTGTTTTATGCTGCCCGGGCGCAATTGGTCGCCAATGTGATTAAACCTGCTCTGGCTACCGGGCAGTGGGTGCTGGGTGACCGGCATAATCTGTCGTCCATCGCGTATCAGGGCGGCGGCCGCGGTTTGATGCACCTTGTTACCCGCATAAGTGAAATCACTCTGGGTGATTTTAAGCCAGATTTGACGCTGTATCTCGATATCGATCCGCTGATTGGCCTTGAGCGCGCGGCCCGGCGCGGCGAGCTTGACCGCATCGAACAGCAGGAGATTGATTTCTTCCAGCGCGCCAGAGCAACCTTCCTTGCTGCGGCGCAGCAGGATGAGCGTATTTTGGTGATTGATGCGTCCAAGCCCATGGCAGAAGTGCATCAGGATATCAGTGCGCGCCTGCAAGAGGCTTTTGTGGAGGCCAACTGA
- a CDS encoding PilZ domain-containing protein: MVDLVVNFDTLHQLYRAYMPFIKPAGLFVSTSESHFLGQELTLAYRLPGATTVHQLKGVVVWINPVGASGGRPPGVGLKILSDADTHKHHIENLLSRELASGDLTCTM, translated from the coding sequence ATGGTAGATCTGGTGGTTAATTTCGATACGCTGCATCAGCTGTATCGTGCCTATATGCCTTTTATCAAGCCCGCGGGCTTGTTTGTCTCGACCAGTGAAAGCCATTTCCTCGGTCAGGAGCTGACGCTCGCCTATCGTTTGCCCGGTGCTACTACCGTGCATCAACTCAAAGGCGTGGTGGTGTGGATCAATCCCGTTGGTGCCTCCGGTGGCCGCCCGCCCGGCGTTGGGCTGAAGATTTTATCCGATGCTGATACCCACAAGCACCATATCGAGAACCTGCTGTCCCGCGAACTGGCTTCGGGTGATTTGACCTGCACCATGTAG
- a CDS encoding nucleoside recognition domain-containing protein produces the protein MLNRVWLAFFSASLLAILLRLGQGDTSVLSTAVEGLFASAKLAAEIALGLIGVLALWMGLMRVGEKAGMVAMLARVTEPLLARLMPDVPRGHPAFGSVTMNLTANLLGLDNAATPLGLKAMNDLQSINPLKDTASNAQILFLVLNTSSVTLVPVTVFLYRAQQGAASPADVFLPILLATSASTLAGLLAVALVQRLPLLSTVVLGYAALGIGSLSALVFFLGTLAADEIARVSGVMGNGVLLALIFVFVLGASIRKVAIYDEFIEGAKEGFGQAIKLIPFLLAMLLAIGLLRSSGALDYLLSAIAGLVSLFGLDTRFVDAMPTALMKPFSGSGARAMMLETMAHQGVDSFAGRLAAVLQGSTETTFYVLAVYFGAVGIKYSRHAVGCALTADVAGILAAIGVCYWFYG, from the coding sequence TTGCTGAACCGGGTTTGGTTGGCGTTTTTTAGCGCGAGTTTGCTGGCAATATTGCTGCGCTTGGGGCAGGGGGACACCAGTGTCCTGAGTACCGCCGTGGAAGGGTTGTTTGCCAGTGCTAAGTTGGCGGCTGAAATTGCCCTCGGCCTGATAGGGGTATTGGCGCTGTGGATGGGGCTGATGCGGGTTGGTGAGAAGGCAGGTATGGTGGCTATGCTTGCCCGGGTAACCGAGCCGCTGCTTGCCAGGCTGATGCCGGACGTGCCAAGGGGGCATCCAGCGTTTGGCAGTGTGACCATGAACCTCACCGCCAACCTGCTTGGGCTCGATAATGCCGCTACGCCGCTTGGCCTCAAGGCCATGAACGACCTGCAAAGCATCAACCCGCTTAAAGACACCGCCAGCAACGCACAAATCCTGTTTTTGGTACTCAACACCTCGTCGGTCACGCTGGTTCCGGTCACTGTCTTTTTGTACCGTGCTCAGCAAGGGGCCGCATCACCCGCCGATGTGTTTTTACCGATTTTATTGGCCACCTCGGCATCCACCCTGGCGGGTTTGCTGGCGGTGGCGCTGGTGCAGCGGCTGCCTCTGTTATCCACTGTGGTGCTGGGGTATGCCGCGCTGGGAATAGGTTCGCTCAGTGCGCTGGTGTTCTTCCTCGGCACCCTGGCCGCCGATGAGATAGCCCGGGTGTCCGGCGTGATGGGCAATGGGGTGCTGCTGGCGCTGATTTTTGTGTTTGTGCTGGGGGCGAGCATTCGCAAAGTGGCAATTTATGATGAATTTATCGAAGGCGCCAAAGAGGGTTTTGGTCAGGCCATTAAGCTGATCCCGTTTTTACTCGCCATGCTGCTGGCCATTGGTTTGCTGCGCTCGTCCGGTGCGCTGGATTACCTGCTGTCCGCCATCGCCGGGCTTGTGAGCCTGTTTGGTCTCGACACCCGCTTTGTGGATGCCATGCCCACGGCTCTGATGAAGCCTTTCAGCGGCAGTGGTGCCCGGGCGATGATGTTGGAAACCATGGCGCATCAAGGGGTGGATTCTTTCGCAGGCCGATTAGCGGCGGTGTTGCAGGGCTCAACCGAAACTACTTTCTACGTGCTGGCGGTGTACTTTGGTGCAGTGGGGATCAAATACAGCCGCCATGCGGTAGGCTGTGCCCTGACGGCGGATGTGGCCGGTATTCTGGCAGCGATTGGCGTATGTTATTGGTTTTACGGCTAA
- a CDS encoding TatD family hydrolase — MLIDSHCHLDRLKAAPCHDSLAAMLDGAKARGVDYVLCVNVRQKGFESMRERVEAFDNVFLSSGVHPLDVKEGLNLTELKQFAAHPRVVAIGETGLDYYYADDSRELQLQCFEQQIALAREVDKPLIVHTRDAREDTIRLLKEGGADNVGGVLHCFTENWEMAKAAMDLGFYISVSGIVTFKNAAELREVIRKVPKDRLLVETDSPYLAPVPHRGQENQPAYVRDVAEFVAELRGEKFPELAEYTTNNFFNLFKDAARLAGR, encoded by the coding sequence TTGCTTATCGACTCTCATTGTCATCTCGACAGGCTCAAGGCTGCGCCTTGTCATGACTCACTGGCCGCCATGCTGGATGGCGCCAAGGCCCGCGGTGTGGACTATGTACTGTGCGTGAATGTGCGCCAGAAAGGCTTTGAGTCCATGCGTGAACGGGTGGAAGCCTTTGACAATGTGTTTCTCTCAAGCGGTGTTCACCCGCTGGATGTGAAAGAGGGCCTGAACCTCACCGAGCTTAAGCAGTTTGCCGCCCATCCCCGGGTGGTTGCCATTGGTGAAACCGGGCTTGATTATTACTACGCTGATGACAGCCGTGAGCTGCAGCTGCAATGTTTTGAGCAGCAAATCGCGTTGGCCCGTGAAGTCGATAAACCCCTGATTGTGCACACCCGTGATGCCCGCGAAGACACTATCCGCCTGCTTAAAGAGGGCGGTGCCGATAACGTGGGCGGTGTGCTGCATTGTTTTACCGAAAATTGGGAGATGGCCAAGGCGGCGATGGATCTGGGCTTTTATATCTCGGTTTCCGGTATTGTGACTTTCAAGAATGCCGCCGAGCTCAGGGAAGTGATCCGCAAGGTGCCAAAAGACCGGCTGCTGGTTGAAACCGACTCGCCGTATCTGGCGCCTGTGCCGCACCGGGGCCAGGAAAATCAGCCAGCCTATGTTCGTGATGTGGCGGAATTTGTCGCCGAACTTCGCGGTGAAAAGTTCCCGGAGCTTGCCGAATACACCACCAATAACTTCTTCAACCTGTTTAAGGATGCGGCCCGTCTGGCAGGGCGCTGA
- the holB gene encoding DNA polymerase III subunit delta' — protein MASLPWLEPSVNQFQRLLQSGRMPHAVLVAVDTGLGARALLEELAASALCTELTPLGACGQCKSCQLFNAGNHPDFYPIEADGNQIKVDQIRSLIGKLATTAQQGGKRLAVIYGAERMNHAAANALLKTLEEPGEQTLILLHTDTPAQLLPTLKSRCQKLAFQAPDNGQITTWLSAQQLATDAMWALPIAGGPLKLADYLHNNYITVLEQFRVDWLSSLSTGHLCASLKDIREEQITDALKVLYVVLMDEVRRLSGINALAAAKVAGLSGEIMAVCHTLTTMPSVNYLALCHRIVSSYQGLKAE, from the coding sequence ATGGCAAGCTTGCCCTGGCTTGAACCGAGCGTTAATCAATTCCAGCGCCTGCTGCAATCGGGGCGCATGCCACATGCGGTGCTGGTAGCCGTGGATACTGGGCTCGGTGCCCGCGCTCTGCTCGAGGAGCTGGCAGCCAGTGCACTTTGTACTGAGTTGACGCCCCTTGGCGCCTGCGGTCAGTGCAAGAGCTGTCAGCTTTTCAACGCCGGTAACCATCCCGATTTTTATCCTATTGAAGCCGATGGCAACCAAATTAAGGTTGACCAGATCCGCAGCTTGATTGGCAAACTTGCCACCACGGCGCAGCAGGGCGGTAAGCGGCTGGCGGTGATTTACGGCGCCGAGCGGATGAACCATGCCGCTGCCAATGCGCTCCTGAAAACCCTCGAAGAACCGGGCGAGCAGACCCTTATTCTGCTGCACACTGACACCCCGGCGCAGCTGTTACCCACCCTGAAAAGCCGCTGTCAGAAGCTTGCGTTTCAGGCGCCCGACAACGGGCAGATTACGACCTGGTTATCGGCGCAGCAACTGGCAACCGATGCCATGTGGGCATTGCCCATTGCCGGTGGTCCATTAAAGTTGGCAGACTACTTGCACAACAATTACATAACAGTGCTGGAGCAGTTTCGTGTAGACTGGCTTTCCAGTTTGTCCACGGGTCATCTATGTGCTAGCTTGAAAGATATCAGAGAAGAACAAATCACTGATGCACTTAAAGTTTTGTACGTGGTTTTGATGGATGAAGTGAGACGCCTGTCCGGCATTAATGCGCTGGCAGCGGCAAAAGTTGCCGGTCTGAGTGGCGAAATTATGGCTGTGTGCCATACGTTAACTACTATGCCAAGCGTCAATTATCTGGCACTATGTCACAGAATTGTTTCAAGTTATCAGGGATTAAAAGCCGAATAG
- the udk gene encoding uridine kinase, which translates to MNSQQCVIIGIAGASASGKSLIAKTIYEELCRDLGTDQIGVIAEDSYYRDQSHLSMEERVQTNYDHPKAMDHQLLAQHLRNLKNGESVDIPVYSYTEHTRMNETRPMTPKKVIILEGILLLTDPHLRDLMDASVFMDTPLDICFLRRLTRDVAERGRTMESVISQYQKTVRPMFLQFIEPSKQYADIIVPRGGKNRIATDILKARIQHLLAK; encoded by the coding sequence ATGAATTCGCAGCAATGTGTCATTATTGGGATTGCAGGGGCAAGTGCATCGGGCAAGAGCCTTATCGCAAAGACCATATATGAAGAATTGTGCCGTGATCTGGGAACGGATCAGATAGGTGTTATCGCAGAAGACTCCTACTACCGTGATCAGAGCCATCTGTCCATGGAAGAACGGGTGCAGACCAACTACGACCACCCCAAGGCCATGGATCATCAGTTGCTGGCGCAGCACCTGCGAAACCTGAAAAATGGCGAGTCGGTGGACATTCCCGTGTACAGTTACACCGAGCACACCCGCATGAACGAAACCCGCCCAATGACACCGAAGAAGGTGATCATTCTGGAAGGGATTTTGCTGCTCACCGATCCGCATCTGCGTGATCTGATGGACGCCTCAGTGTTTATGGATACACCGCTGGATATCTGTTTCCTGCGCCGTCTGACCCGCGATGTGGCCGAGCGCGGCCGCACCATGGAGTCGGTGATCAGCCAGTACCAAAAAACGGTAAGGCCGATGTTTTTGCAGTTTATCGAGCCTTCCAAGCAATATGCCGACATCATAGTACCCCGTGGCGGTAAAAACCGGATTGCCACCGATATTCTCAAGGCGCGTATTCAGCACCTGTTGGCAAAATAA